Proteins from one Larimichthys crocea isolate SSNF chromosome XX, L_crocea_2.0, whole genome shotgun sequence genomic window:
- the ahcyl2b gene encoding adenosylhomocysteinase like 2b isoform X2 yields the protein MLKKKKNGESSEPCVKKIQFADQKQEFNKRPSKIGRRSLSRSISQSSTDSYSSAASYTDSSDDETSPRDKQQKNSKGNGDFCIKNIKQADFGRREIEIAEQEMPALMALRKRAQGEKPLAGAKVVGCTHITAQTAVLMETLSALGAQCRWAACNIYSTQNEVAAALAEGGFSVFAWKGESEDDFWWCIDRCVNVEGWQPNMILDDGGDLTHWIYKKYPNMFKKIKGIVEESVTGVHRLYQLSKAGKLCVPAMNVNDSVTKQKFDNLYCCRESILDGLKRTTDVMFGGKQVVVCGYGEVGKGCCAALKAMGSIVYVTEIDPICALQACMDGFRLVKLNEVIRQVDIVITCTGNKNVVVREYLDRMKNGCIVCNMGHSNTEIDVASLRTPELTWERVRSQVDHVIWPDGKRIVLLAEGRLLNLSCSTVPTFVLSITATTQALALIELYNAPEGRYKQDVYLLPKKMDEYVASLHLPTFDAHLTELTDEQAKYLGLNKNGPFKPNYYRY from the exons atgctgaagaagaaaaagaatggGGAAAGCAGTGAGCCCTGTGTGAAAAAg ATCCAGTTTGCGGACCAGAAACAGGAATTCAACAAGCGTCCCTCCAAGATCGGCCGACGCTCTCTGTCCCGTTCAATCTCCCAGTCATCCACAGACAGTTACAgctcag cgGCGTCGTACACGGACAGCTCTGACGATGAGACATCTCCTCGGGACAAACAGCAGAAGAACTCCAAGGGCAACGGAGACTTCTgcatcaaaaacatcaaacaggcAGACTTTGGACGCAGAGAGATCGAGATTGCAGAGCAAG AGATGCCAGCCCTGATGGCTCTAAGGAAGCGAGCCCAGGGGGAGAAGCCCCTCGCCGGTGCCAAAGTGGTGGGCTGCACCCACATCACTGCTCAGACTGCT GTACTTATGGAGACTCTGTCAGCTTTGGGGGCTCAGTGCAGATGGGCAGCCTGCAATATCTACTCCACCCAGAATGAAGTGGCAGCTGCCCTGGCCGAGGGAG GTTTCAGTGTATTTGCATGGAAGGGTGAATCAGAGGACGACTTCTGGTGGTGCATTGATCGCTGTGTCAACGTGGAAGGCTGGCAACCCAACATG ATCTTGGATGACGGTGGAGACCTTACTCACTGGATCTATAAAAAATACCCCAACATGTTCAAGAAGATCAAAGGCATCGTAGAGGAGAGTGTTACCGGCGTGCACAG GTTGTATCAGCTGTCCAAGGCAGGAAAGCTCTGTGTTCCAGCCATGAACGTCAACGACTCGGTGACCAAGCAGAAGTTTGACAACCTCTACTGCTGCAGGGAGTCCATCTTAGACGG CCTGAAGAGGACCACTGACGTCATGTTTGGCGGCAAgcaggtggtggtgtgtggaTACGGAGAG GTGGGAAAAGGCTGCTGTGCCGCCCTCAAAGCAATGGGCTCCATCGTGTACGTCACAGAGATCGACCCGATCTGTGCCTTGCAGGCGTG CATGGACGGCTTCAGGCTGGTGAAACTGAACGAAGTCATCAGACAAGTGGACATCGTCATCACCTGCACAG GCAATAAGAACGTGGTGGTGAGAGAGTACCTCGACCGCATGAAGAACGGCTGCATTGTCTGCAACATGGGACACTCCAACACTGAGATCGATGTG GCAAGCCTGCGGACTCCGGAGCTGACCTGGGAGAGAGTGCGCTCTCAGGTGGACCACGTCATCTGGCCTGACGGCAAGAGGATAGTGCTGCTGGCtgag GGTCGCCTGCTGAACCTCAGCTGTTCCACTGTTCCCACTTTCGTGCTCTCCATCACTGCCACCACCCAG GCTTTGGCTCTGATAGAGCTCTACAACGCCCCGGAGGGACGCTACAAACAGGATGTTTACCTGCTGCCCAAGAAGATGG ATGAGTACGTGGCCAGCCTACATCTCCCCACGTTTGACGCACATCTTACAGAGCTGACTGACGAGCAGGCCAAGTATCTGGGCTTGAACAAGAACGGGCCCTTTAAGCCAAACTACTATAG GTATTAA